DNA sequence from the Malus domestica chromosome 06, GDT2T_hap1 genome:
GTTCGTGTTCTATTTATGAAGTCCAGTCACATATGCTCTTGCATCAGTATTATACCATATAGCATTTGGAAGTTCTACTATAATATGACATTGGtcatcaactttttattttggtttatggACTGTTTAGATAATTATTTACCTGCTTTACAAGGTTATCTTCCATGGTCCAGTAGCTATGAGCATAACCGACAATATAACTGATAATATCGTTTTGTTCTGCTAAGTGCTAACATTGTGAGTTATGTTTAAAGCTATGACAGAAAGAATGTATGTTGGTTTATATTGAATCATCTGCCCACTCATGAAATCGAAAATTtccttgttatttttatttttgacattCTGGGGTTTTTTCCTTTTCCCAGTCAACTGCTATGTGTGACTAGAAACTGTCAATTGAgtttgaagggaaaaagaaaaaccacTTGATAGAAGAAGAGCTAAATATATTAAGAAGATAGCGGTCAtacattttataataaaattaatcTATAAACTTCTACTCCTCTAGCTCTcactacaagtgggttttcctGCAGTGACGTTTGCGATCTGAAGAGGTTTTGGAGAGGACAGAGACTATTGAATGAATGGCATTTGCAGCTATTCTTGATTTTTATCTGTCCCCGCTTTGGCAGAGGCTTCCTGCTTCTGaagttgttgcaagtttcagcGGTAGAAGCAACAGAGATCTTGCTGATCATTTTGTAAGCTGAGGAAATATCCGTTCTTTTCTTACGCGGTTTTCTTGTTTGATGGGTGTGGATATAGTGGGATTGGTTGGGAGTTTATGTAGCTCAACCAACCCATTAAGCCTAGGACAGGGGAGGATTGATCCGGGAAGATTAGAGAAAGCTGGAAACAAGCTTTTTCAGAGACTGGTGCTTGTTAGGGGCATGGCAGCTAGAATGTCCTGCTGTACAAGATTCCTTTCAGCTTAACTTGAGACATTTGAATATTTGTGATGATTTGGTGACTGATAAATCTGTTAATCCATAGTTTAATGCTAATGAGTAATGATTGGTTTGAGTTTGTCCTAACACGAATATGTGCGGGTTATCTACAAGTTATTTTTGGCCTTAATGAATTTAATCAAATGGGAATCAAAGTAGCATCTGGAAATCATTTCTCTAATTATAAGGTCGAGTAAAATTGGAATGCCTTGAGATGATGACAGATTTCTGTATCTTTTGGAGGATGCTAATTACATTGACAAGGTTGTGATCAATGGATCATACATTTTAGTTTATCATCAAACTTTAGTTTCTAGAGCTCTAACTCTTAAACTAAAAATGGGCTTTCCTGCAACGGTGTTTGCGATCTGAAAAGGCTTTGGAAGAGGCCTTCTGCTTTGGAGATTTCAGTGGCGGGAACGTCAAAGACCTTGCTATTCATTTCGTAAGCTGATGAAATTTTGATGCTTCTCTCCACAACGAGTTTAATTGTTTGGTGGATGTGGATATTGTCGCATTGCGGGGGTGTTTATATAGCAATGCCGAGCTTAGTATATTATCCCAACGATGGCAAACCAAATTCCATCGTTTTGAAGTAAGAAAATCTGTGTCGGAAGTTATTCATTATTTGCGTTGCAAAATATGTACGCCGCACAAATCAATTGATCGTGTGTTGTCGAGAAAATATCACAGAGAAGAAACATGGATATGCAACTCGCAAGCTGCATCGGTTGCCTTGTCCTACCAGTTTCCTACATACATGTTTCCGATTCCGATAACGTAGAAAATGGGGAAGACTGTCCATTTGTAACACATCTCATTATTTTCCATGATGTGGTGATACTTGGATTTCATAGCAAGGCACAACCAAATGGAactataagcaattggattccTTAACTAAAGCAATGGTGCAAATGTGCCTTTATTCTTTCCTCTACTCTGTCACACTAGTCCCTTGTGTCAAATTCTCTACCCCTACATGCTACATCATTCTTTCTCCAACTTTTCACTATCTTGTTCCAATTTCTTCACAACACAATGGCTACCGTTGTCAATTTCTCCGGCAAAACCACGAGTCGGAGAATTTGCCTCAAACCAATGGCAGGACCAGGACCAGGACCAGCCATTGGTTCCTTGGCTATCAAAAGAGCATGCCAATTGCCCCTCAGCAGAACAAATACTCTGCAACATTGCATCTATATGACAAGGAAGGCACAAGATAGACTATTGAATGAGCACAGGGTGTCTCCTGCATTAGCAGCAACGAGAAACTCAGACATTTTTCCGGgatctccttctccttctccttctccatcGGACACAATCAAGCAATTCTACAGATGCATGAATGAGAAAAACTTAAAGCAACTACGTGATCACATCTCAGAAGACTGCTACATTGAAGAGTGCTCTTTCCACACACCATTACACGGCAAAAAGGTCAATACTCTTTGTTCTTCCTCATGACAATAAAGCAATAGTTTTCCCTTTCTACTGACAAAACCTAAACTTCATTTATGCAGGAGGTTATGAGCTTTTTTGAGCAGCTAACTGCAGGCATGGGCCAAAATGTTGAGTTCATTTTACGACACGTATGCGAAGGAGATGAACTAACAGCAGCAGCAAACTGGCATATGGGTACATCCATAAACGATTATCGCTTCCGCATAAAGACCTAAATATAAATCTAGTTCTACGAAATAACTTATGTTTGGCCTTGCAGAATGGAAAAACAAACAGATCCCCTTCACCAGAGGCTGTAGCTTCTTCGAATGCTCCAAAGAAGGAGATAAAATAATAATCAAGTACAGAATTTTAGATTTACTACTTTAGCCTCTCATTCAATTGAgattgaagatgaagaaaacctTGCTGATTGTAATTGTTTGCAGGAAAGCACAGATAGTTATTGAATCACCAATCAAACCAGGAACACTAGTGCTGGTAAGTTCGCTTCGGAAATTATTTCTTCACACCCTTTCTCACCTCTTGCACACCCCTTTGTTTTTTAGCCACTGGATTGAACAAATCAAAGGCCAGAATTAAGGACGTGCAGAAGGTGAAAAACAGTGTGCAGAAATCACTCCCCTTTTGCTTACTATTATCATAATATATAGTGCTTTAGCCTCTATCATCATGATAAGAAAACAAGAACGGTAAATTGCGTATTATTGACCCTTTCATTATGTGTTTGTTCCTTTGGCACAATTCAGAGTATGTTAAAGACGGTGACTTCACTATTTGATGGTTTCCCAAAACTTGCTGAATGTACGTTAGCTTTCACCATATGTTTCAAAACCTCAGCATATCGTACATGTCACATATATTACATAACATAAGATATCTCTGATGCAGGGTTCCTAAAAAGTCCTCATATTGTTTTGCGATGGTTATGGAAGATATACGCATTACTTATCGCACCACTTCTAGAAAGCTACTTAAGGCTTTGGAACCTTGCAGCGCGTATACTTGGCCATGCATACTACATTTTGCTTTACATTGCAAAGTTTTTCTTCAAcgaggaataacattagaaggACAACTAAATCACCTGTCAGTCATCATTGCTATCACGACTTGACCACGTTTCTAGCAGCGAGAGAAGAAGCAATGGGCCGAAAACTGGTGGAAGTGGTGGAGGCCTGCTGAAGGCGACCATTGGTTCGGTTTTCTCTTTTGTAACAATTCCTCCTTCCCCATTATCGTTGTTCCCTAGTTTCTTTGGTGTTGAACTGACCAAAGTACCTAATTATAATCCACTACATTCGTCAGACCGAGAAGTTGTTATACCATACAATTCTAACTAGAAAAGCCTCAAATGAGAGAATATATATTACCCCATGACCCTTTCATAGGGTATAGTTGTTTGAATTTGATCTTTGCGGGTGATAACACAGCTATTCCACGCATGTAAGATCTCTTTTTGCTGATCGTTTCACAATGAAGTAGTTAATACTAGAAACTGACAATCCTGGAGCAAAGTGATAACATGGAAAAATGTGTTAGAAAAGCCTGTTTTCTTTCTCGATTTTCTTCCCAATTCTCCTACAAGGAGCGACACACTCCATGATCACTCAATGTGAGGGGGTTGGAAAAGAAATGGATTGTAGATAACATCATCATATCAACAATCATCATTCGCAATGCAGGGAAGCATATGAATAAAATGTTGGAGACGGTTCTCAGATTCCCTGAAATTAATACTTCATATTGGAAGCATATTTAAAAGCACGCCACTTGACAATGCATAGCAATCCCTTGTTCAATAAACCGAAACAAGAACAATGCTTCCATTAAATTCATTGGTAATTAATCAAATGGCTAGCAATTTTCGCAATCCTTTGTTCATTCACACTCCTCCCCTCGTTTTTACGCTTCTATTCTCCTTTTATGCATTCAACTATCAACGCGTAATAACGGAAGGGAGGGAGTGCAAACCGATAAAATCAGAGTGAAAATCGCTACCTGATTGCATTAACACAACAtgtaaacacaaatatatatatatatagcttcaATTGCAACAAAGGAATAGATCTAATATTCCGACAGCCCCTAGTTCAGTTttactgcaattttttttttttttttggcctaaTATTTTGACTGCAAAGTGTAACTAAAAGAAAGTGAACCTTGATTGTACGTACCCAGTTCAACGGGTTAATAACTGAACAATAAACACTAAAAGCATAATAAAATTAGACACGTCCCAGTGACTCGAAGAACTTACAGTTGAGTGAAAATTATGGAAAACTTCGGATTGATCGGTGAAAAATattaaagtttgtttttgtgATCAGTTAACCAAAGTAACCCAACAAACTGATACAGTAGACATACTAGTTAAGATTAGAGTTAGATCTCATACCTGCCTGCTGCGCTTGTCTTCCTGCAACAGCGACACAAACGCTGAGGATGTGGTTCAAGTTCCAGAAGATGTGGAGGGCCAAATGAAGCTTCCGgagttttcaagtttccagTTGACACGTGTGGAAACGAATGTCACGTAATTACATTGATCGAAAATGACACGTTTTTATGCAAGTCTTTGCACTAGGCCtagcaattcctgacacgatccGATAatccgacacgacacgacatgaAATTAACAggtaacgggttggttcgggtatagggtcaaagagtgtagctgtaaaaaatcatcaaaatcggagttaaaataaccgttaaatcgtaatttttcatttataactgtcggaaagttttgtctcgttacttgatctgtgaatgttttttattttgtaattttttgctgatgcgatctcgaaacatatacaaacaagtttgacggttagatcgttgaaattagtttcgtataattcgtatcccatgaagttcaatggtgtgtgtgtgtatatatatatttatttatttattaagtagatttaaatctatttattttgtatgtataattattatagtttttaggggtataaaatttaatatatatatatatatataaatataactattatagttaatattttgggggtataattattatagtatatataattattataattattatagttaatttaatatatatatatatatatatatatatatatataaatattatagtttttaggggtataaaattgttaaattaatatatataattattatagtatttttttagggttataaaattattaaattaatattctgcttatcgtgtatcgtgttacccacgtgtgtagctgtaaaaaatcatcaaaatcggagttaaaataaccgttaaatcgtgatttttcgtttataaccgtcggaaagttttgtctcgttacttgatctgtgaatgttttttattttgtaattttttgctgatgcgatctcgaaacatatacaaacaagtttgacggttagatcgttgaaattagtttcgtataattcgtatcccatgaagttcaatggtgtgtgtgtgtatatatatatttatttatttattaagtagatttaaatctatttattttgtatgtataattattatagtttttaggggtataaaatttaatatatatatatatatataaatataactattatagttaatattttgggggtataattattatagtatatataattattataattattatagttaatttaatatatatatatatatatatatatataaatattatagtttttaggggtataaaattgttaaattaatatatataattattatagtatttttttagggttataaaattattaaattaatattctgcttatcgtgtatcgtgttacccacgtgtatacccgaaccaacccgttacttgttaatttcgtgtcgtgtcgtgtcggatTATCGGATCGtttcaggaattgccaggcctagtgCAAAGACATGCATAAAAACGTGTCATTTTCGATCAATGTAATTACGTGACATTCGTTTCCACACGTGTCAActggaaacttgaaaactcCGGAAGCTTCATTTGGCCCTCCACATCTTCTGGAACTTGAACCACATCCTCAGCGTTTGTGTCGCTGTTGCAGGAAGACAAGCGCAGCAGGCAGGTATGAGATCTAACTCTAATCTTAACTAGTATGTCTACTGTATCAGTTTGTTGGGTTACTTTGGTTAACTGATcacaaaaacaaactttaatATTTTTCACCGATCAATCCGAAGTTTTCCATAATTTTCACTCAACTGTAAGTTCTTCGAGTCACTGGGACGTGTCTAATTTTATTATGCTTTTAGTGTTTATTGTTCAGTTATTAACCCGTTGAACTGGGTATGTACAATCAAGGTTCACTTTCTTTTAGTTACACTTTGCAGTCAAAATAttaggccaaaaaaaaaaaattgcagtaaAACTGAACTAGGGGCTGTCGGAATATTAGATCTATTCCTTTGTTGCAATtgaagctatatatatatatatatatatatttgtgtttacaTGTTGTGTTAATGCAATCAGGTAGCGATTTTCACTCTGATTTTATCGGTTTGCACTCCCTCCCTTCTGTTATTACGCGTTGATAGTTGAATGCATAAAAGGAGAATGGAAGCGTAAAAACGAGGGGAGGAGtgttacactagtggataccacaaaatcttatgttatacttgatgaaagtatgaataaactcttaagtgttagtgaatctattgttttgatgggatacgcattctacgaaactagtttcaacgatccaaccgtcaaacatgtttgtatatacttcgagatcgcatacgccaaaaattgcaaaaaacaaacattcagagatcaagtaacaggacaaaacgttttgacggttataaacgaaaaatcacaatttaacggttattttaacttcgattttgaaacttttttacagctacactcattgaccatatatgaatacaatgaatgaattcgatcttcaatttaaaatatttacactagtggataccacaaaatcttatgttatacttggcGAAAATATGAATGAACTCtttagtattagtgaatctattgttttgatgagttacGCATTTTGTcaaattagtttcaacgatcaaaccgtcaaacttgtttgtatatgcttcgagattgcatatgccaaaaattgcaaaaaacaaacattcagagatcaagtaatcgGACAAAACTTtacgacggttataaacgaaaaatcacgatttaacggttattttaactctgattttgatgattttttacagctacactccttgaccctatataaatacaatgaatgaattcgatctttaatttaaaatatttacactagtggataccacaaaatcttatgttatacttgatgaaagtatgaataaactcttaagtgttagtgaatctattgttttgatgggatacgcattctacgaaactagtttcaacgattcaaccgtcaaacatgtttggatatacttcgagattgcatatgccaaaaattgcaaaaaataaacattcagaaatcaagtaacgagacaaaaaatttcgacggttataaacgaaaaaccacgatttaacggttattttaacttcgattttgatgattttttacagctacactccttgaccctatatgaatacaatgaatgaattcgatcttcaattttaaatatttacactagtggataccacaaaatcttatgttatactaaatgaaagtaagaataaacttttaagtgttagtgaatctattgttttgatgggatacgcattctacgaaactagtttcaacgatctaaccgtcatacttgtttgtatatgctttgagatcgcatatgccaaaaattgcgaaaaacaaacatttaaagattaagtaatgagacaaaacttttcgacggttataaacgaaaaatcacaatttaacggttatttaaacttcgattttgatgattttttacaactacactctttgaccctaaatgaatacaatgattgaattcgatcttcaatttaaaatatttacactagtggataccacaaaatcttatgttatacttaatgaaagtacgaataaacacactagtgggtcactttcattaagctttgagttccattggcaatgtttaaacttttgagaaaggcttcacaaccttggaaacaaaaacgctttcattttgcatatccttggacatttaatatttgtaatagattagtagtgtattttttatgaggctcttattttcgagtgtagatgtagtacttaagcgacaaatgtgttttaatgttttgaagtaatatttatgtgaaaatgtgtggtatgtgcaaatttaagaaaaaaaatatatttctcttaacgggtcataatgggtcgggtcactttacccgttctgttaaggacccgttaagataacaggtgtgacacggcacgacccgttaagataataggtgttacacgaacacgactgacacgacctgtttgccaggcctacttTGCACCTTAGGCTACTGGCGAAGCCACGTTAAGGGCTATCTTGAGCTGTAGCCTGGGTAGCTTTtggtagaaaataaaattttacatgtaatttttattgattttcgaATGTAGTCTACCATATATTTAGTCACTTATTTGAATTATCTCGgtttaattatataatacagTTTACAAACCATCTCTTTTTCTCTCATCGTTTATTGTACATGTACAAGTTTGAATTTGTTTGAATAACGAAAGTTGTTATTTTACCTTGTCagacgatagattttgttagattaaatgttagattagtcactgACAATATTTGAATTCACACTGTTATGCAAGGGCTCAACATCTTTCCACCATTATGGTACAGAGTCATTTGCACTAATATTATCATCACAACACTAATTACGTTAAAGCTTTAACATGTTTGTATTGGTTTAGTTAGTTAAAGGTGGTTAAGGGTAGTTATGTAATTGTCATTGTGTAACTACTATATAATCCCTTTTGTACAACTCATCAATGTAATCTGAAAAAACATAATACACTTttacatttctctctctaagtttCCCGCTTCCTCTCTCTTATTGTAATTGTTCTTCATcgactcaatcttcaaagttagcatggtatcatcgccggaAAGGTTCGTCGCCGTTTCCGATCCTATGGTGTTTCCGTCACTCTGATGCTGCCCATCTGTTGCGATTGCTGGTTACTAGTGATTCTTAGAGAAAAAAGTCTTTCCTCTCACTTTATTTTCTTGATCTGTGTTAGAGTTTGATTTCTTGGATTTCCGATCTCCAATTGTGGAATCGGTGCAGGTGTTATCATCTCTTTGTCTCTGTTTAGTTCTCAATTAATTTGTTGGGAGTTATTTTCATGTTTGATTCGAAGATGTGTATGGCGGTGCTAGGTTTTTCCGTATATGATGTGGGGGTTTTCTGATTTCTGAAGTCAAATTGTGTTGTTATGAGTGTCATTCTCACGGAGAATTTCTGAATGCAAATAGTGTTGCTGTGAGTGTCATTCTCACAGAGAAGTGAATTGATTTTCAagaaagtgtcattctttcttGTTAGCAAGgaaagtgtcattctttcttctgaggtatgaaagtgtcaatCTTTCTGTACTGGTGGCTTATTGAGTGTTGCAATAATTTATGTTTcttgaaatttgaagttttgatttgtTCAATACATCATGAATTCTTCAACTATGAAAGTAGATGGGTTGCTAGGGATGATCACTATAAAATTGAAAGAAGATAATTTTGTCAAATGGGCATTTCAGTTTCAATCTGTGCTGAGAAGGTATAAACTGTTTGGACATTTTAATGGGACTACTGCTTGTCCACCTAAATTCGTCATTTCCACAGATATGGGTATTACCAAAGAATTAACTACTGCCTATATTGAGTGGGAATCTATAGATATAGCCTTACTTAGTTTGTTACTTGCTACATTATCTGATGAAGCCATGGAGTATGTCATTGGTTGCAGAACTGCTAGTGAGGCTTGGGCTAATTTGGTTGATAGATTTGCTTCTATTTCTAAATCCAGAGTTAATCATCTAAAAACTGAGTtacatattattaaaaaaaggtGCTGATTCAATTGACAAATATTTGCTTCGACTCAAGAATACAAGGAATCAGCTGAGAGTTGCTGGGGAGATGATTTATGATAATGATGTGATGGTTGCTGGGTTAGCTGGTTTGCCGAAAGAGTATGCTATTATAAGAACTGTGATTTTAGCTCGAGACTCATCAATTACCTTGAAAGAATTTCGTGCACCTACTTGGAGCTGAAAAAGAAATAGAATGGGAGTTTAATACACTGTCACAAAACATGTCTGCGTTGTATGTACAGGGGTCTAGTTCTGGTTCTTCTTTGATATCTAGTTCATCTTCAAATCTACAGAACTATAGTCATCTTCCTGCGATAACTAGTGGAGTTTTGACTCAAGTCCCATATAGTAGACCTCAACAATTTCCCCTTACACCTTAAAATCCTACTGCTTCTACTTTTCAGTCAGATCATCCTAATGTTTCACCACCATATTTTCCCATGCCTTATGCACAGTCTCCATATTTTCCATTGCCTCCCTATGGATATGGGTTTGTTGGTAATGTTGGCCCGAACTTTGGTCCTTGAAATCAGTTCTCTAATTTTGGGGTCAACAATGGTTCTAGGCCTCCAAATGGAAACAATTTCAGAGGCTCCAATAGTTTTAAGAATAATGGCAGTTTCAAAGGGAGAAATTTCAATTCTGGTGGATATAGGCAATCATCAAATAATGCAGGATGGTCTGGCAACACTGAGACAAGGGTGAATATTGCTATAAGTGTCAGATTTGCAACAAAATAGGACATACTGCTGCTAATTGTTTTAATCGAAATAGTTCTAATTTTGGTTCTGGTTTTCTGGTAAAGTGTCAAATATGTGGGAAGAGAGGTCACTCGGCTCTTGATTGCTATCATTGAGGGAATTATGTGTATCAAGGTCAAGCACCACCACCATCTATGACTGTTATGACAGCTCAACAAA
Encoded proteins:
- the LOC114825665 gene encoding uncharacterized protein, whose amino-acid sequence is MATVVNFSGKTTSRRICLKPMAGPGPGPAIGSLAIKRACQLPLSRTNTLQHCIYMTRKAQDRLLNEHRVSPALAATRNSDIFPGSPSPSPSPSDTIKQFYRCMNEKNLKQLRDHISEDCYIEECSFHTPLHGKKEVMSFFEQLTAGMGQNVEFILRHVCEGDELTAAANWHMEWKNKQIPFTRGCSFFECSKEGDKIIIKKAQIVIESPIKPGTLVLSMLKTVTSLFDGFPKLAEWFLKSPHIVLRWLWKIYALLIAPLLESYLRLWNLAARILGHAYYILLYIAKFFFNEE